In one Massilia endophytica genomic region, the following are encoded:
- a CDS encoding dioxygenase family protein: MEVHDHGLAADLEAMMKMTTKRRQSLRMLLAGAAALPLVGCGGGSSDSSTSSTSSGTASTGATSTPTTSTTTPTTGTTTTTTTTTTGSCTVIPEETGGPYPGDGTNSNSSGVVNVLTQTGVVRSDIRSSFNGMSGTAAGVPLTIRLHILNANASCGAAGNFAVYLWHCDREGRYSLYSSGVTNQNYLRGVQEADADGNVSFTTIFPGCYDGRMPHVHFEVYQSLAKAASASNRIKTSQFTFPMATLNEVYASTGYGTSATNLSRISYATDNIFSDGYSLQLATMSGNATDGYVATLTLAVAA; encoded by the coding sequence ATGGAAGTCCATGATCACGGCCTCGCAGCCGACCTGGAAGCGATGATGAAAATGACAACGAAGCGCCGCCAGTCGCTGCGCATGCTGCTCGCAGGCGCGGCGGCGCTGCCCCTGGTGGGCTGCGGCGGCGGTTCTTCGGACAGCTCCACCTCGTCCACCAGCAGCGGCACGGCCTCCACCGGCGCCACCAGCACGCCAACTACGAGCACGACGACGCCAACTACTGGCACGACGACCACGACCACAACGACCACCACCGGCTCGTGCACGGTCATTCCCGAGGAAACGGGCGGTCCCTACCCGGGCGACGGCACGAACAGCAACAGCAGCGGTGTGGTCAACGTGCTCACGCAAACGGGCGTGGTGCGCAGCGATATCCGCAGCAGCTTCAATGGCATGAGCGGGACGGCGGCAGGGGTGCCGCTGACGATCAGGCTGCACATCCTGAATGCGAACGCCAGCTGCGGCGCGGCGGGCAACTTCGCCGTCTACCTGTGGCATTGCGACCGGGAGGGGCGCTACTCCCTGTACTCGAGCGGAGTGACGAATCAGAACTACCTGCGCGGTGTGCAGGAGGCGGACGCGGACGGAAATGTGAGCTTTACGACCATCTTCCCCGGCTGCTATGACGGCCGCATGCCGCACGTGCACTTCGAGGTCTACCAGTCGCTGGCGAAGGCGGCCAGCGCTTCGAACCGCATCAAGACGTCGCAGTTCACCTTCCCTATGGCGACCCTGAACGAAGTCTACGCAAGCACCGGTTACGGCACGTCGGCCACGAACCTGTCGCGCATCAGTTATGCCACCGACAACATCTTCAGCGACGGCTACTCGCTGCAGCTGGCCACCATGAGCGGCAACGCCACGGACGGCTATGTCGCCACACTGACGCTGGCAGTGGCCGCCTGA
- a CDS encoding Spy/CpxP family protein refolding chaperone, whose amino-acid sequence MNKTRQGLHGLLLAAAIAMPLAALADTDADDAPVPPGPRARHAGPADGPEAPGPRGFAPPPFPGMATEPPFMRGLELTEAQQDQVFAILHGQIPYLREQGKAHQKAERALDAMHNEGRFDEAAAAKLAHASAQAMANITMQQLRTEQKLLAVLTPEQRKQLQERKSLRMPIRPAAPPA is encoded by the coding sequence ATGAACAAGACGAGACAAGGATTGCATGGCCTGCTGCTGGCCGCAGCCATCGCCATGCCGCTCGCCGCACTGGCAGATACAGATGCGGACGACGCACCGGTGCCGCCAGGCCCGCGGGCCCGCCATGCCGGCCCGGCGGACGGTCCGGAAGCCCCCGGACCACGCGGCTTTGCTCCGCCTCCCTTCCCGGGCATGGCCACCGAACCCCCATTCATGCGCGGCCTGGAGCTGACGGAAGCCCAGCAGGACCAGGTATTCGCCATCCTGCATGGCCAGATTCCCTACCTGCGCGAACAGGGCAAGGCGCACCAGAAGGCCGAGCGCGCCCTGGACGCCATGCATAACGAGGGAAGGTTCGACGAGGCGGCCGCCGCCAAACTGGCGCATGCCTCGGCCCAGGCCATGGCCAATATCACCATGCAGCAGCTGCGCACCGAGCAGAAGCTGCTGGCCGTACTCACGCCCGAGCAGCGCAAGCAGCTGCAGGAGCGTAAATCGCTGCGCATGCCGATCCGTCCGGCCGCGCCACCGGCATAA
- a CDS encoding response regulator transcription factor, which translates to MSKVLLIDDDVELVAMFQEYLEQEGFEVMAAHDGLAGATAALSGQYAIAVLDVMMPRMNGLETLRRIRAASNMPILMLTARGDDTDRIVGLELGADDYVTKPCTPRELTARIRAILRRTQAPAGESNGPAQLAVGQLVMWPEQRRVTWAGEKVELTSTEFNLLEVLARNAGKPVSKNTLSDQGLGRPMARFDRNIDVHLSSLRQKLGTVADGRSCIQTVYRLGYQLIKE; encoded by the coding sequence ATGAGCAAGGTTCTGCTGATAGACGACGATGTCGAGCTCGTGGCCATGTTCCAGGAGTACCTGGAGCAGGAAGGCTTCGAGGTCATGGCCGCCCACGACGGCCTGGCTGGCGCCACGGCGGCGCTGAGCGGCCAGTACGCCATCGCCGTTCTGGACGTGATGATGCCGCGCATGAACGGCCTGGAAACGCTGCGCCGCATCCGCGCCGCGAGCAATATGCCTATCCTGATGCTGACGGCACGCGGCGACGATACGGACCGCATCGTGGGCCTTGAGCTGGGAGCCGACGACTACGTTACAAAGCCCTGCACACCGCGCGAGCTGACCGCCCGAATCCGCGCCATCCTGCGCCGTACGCAGGCGCCTGCGGGCGAGAGCAATGGCCCGGCGCAGCTGGCGGTCGGGCAGCTCGTGATGTGGCCGGAACAGCGCCGCGTCACCTGGGCTGGCGAAAAAGTGGAACTCACCAGCACTGAGTTCAACCTGCTGGAAGTGCTGGCGCGTAACGCGGGTAAACCGGTGAGCAAGAACACCCTGTCCGACCAGGGCCTGGGCCGCCCCATGGCGCGCTTCGACCGCAATATCGACGTGCACCTGAGCAGCCTGCGGCAAAAACTGGGCACCGTGGCCGACGGCCGTTCATGCATCCAGACTGTGTACCGCCTCGGCTACCAGCTGATAAAGGAGTGA